In a single window of the Photobacterium profundum SS9 genome:
- a CDS encoding oligogalacturonate-specific porin KdgM family protein: protein MKIKLLASSLLLALMSTAASATSINLRHEYMPDREGDQHRDRITVSHRFDNGIGFSVEAKWRHQDDEFLRGVKSGGHEVGVSYNYKVTDRFTLQPSYAADASSTGTTHKYNIRGITKITDNWSANLRLRYGDSRRTDGGTNRSYHQLNLVTDYKLSWGKVGVDLEYKDLESGAGGWKDKDSDHLVNFFGEYNQFESGWIPFMEVGILTHKSDDSAYKDEHALRYRFGVKYNF from the coding sequence ATGAAAATTAAATTGTTAGCCTCATCTCTACTTCTTGCTTTAATGTCAACGGCAGCTTCTGCTACTTCTATTAACTTACGCCATGAGTACATGCCAGATCGTGAAGGTGATCAACACCGTGATCGAATTACGGTGTCTCATCGTTTCGATAATGGTATTGGATTTTCAGTTGAAGCCAAATGGCGTCACCAAGACGATGAATTCCTTCGTGGTGTTAAGAGTGGTGGTCATGAAGTGGGTGTGAGCTACAACTACAAGGTTACTGATCGCTTTACCCTACAGCCATCTTATGCAGCAGATGCTTCAAGTACAGGTACAACGCATAAGTACAATATTCGTGGTATTACGAAGATCACCGATAACTGGAGTGCGAACTTGCGTCTCCGCTATGGTGATAGTCGTCGAACAGATGGAGGTACAAATAGAAGCTACCATCAACTTAACCTCGTAACAGACTACAAATTGAGCTGGGGTAAAGTCGGCGTTGATCTTGAGTATAAAGATTTAGAATCGGGTGCTGGTGGCTGGAAAGATAAAGATAGCGATCATCTAGTCAATTTCTTTGGTGAATACAATCAATTTGAAAGTGGTTGGATACCGTTTATGGAAGTAGGTATTTTGACTCACAAAAGTGATGACTCTGCTTATAAAGATGAGCACGCACTCCGTTACCGTTTTGGCGTGAAATACAACTTCTAA
- a CDS encoding IclR family transcriptional regulator, translating to MEKIKKTEYRAPALEKGLEIIELLASEGGAMSKKLIAEKLDRSVNEIFRMLQVLEDKQYISFDYDTSSYTLTLKMFALSNQHSPIALLLKQAKPLLEKLCHKVNQSCHISMYSNGELVVIAKQESPYKMGFSLQVGSQLNICSSGSGIVLLTFSDEVIRHRILNTIDDTEDEKQTALNELDLTRLQGYFVGSSPQISGITNISAPVFDVYSGVMAIITIPFMTLNSNTVHHHIENIEFTRNELLTIANKLSQNL from the coding sequence ATGGAAAAGATCAAAAAAACTGAATATCGCGCTCCAGCGCTTGAGAAAGGCCTAGAAATCATTGAACTACTGGCATCTGAAGGAGGAGCGATGAGTAAAAAGCTGATCGCTGAAAAGTTAGACAGAAGTGTTAATGAGATTTTTCGCATGCTTCAGGTTCTAGAAGATAAACAATATATTTCGTTTGACTACGATACATCAAGTTATACTTTGACGTTAAAGATGTTTGCTTTGTCGAATCAGCACTCACCTATTGCTTTATTATTAAAACAAGCAAAGCCTTTGCTTGAAAAGTTGTGTCATAAGGTAAATCAGTCTTGCCATATCAGTATGTACTCTAACGGAGAATTAGTCGTTATTGCTAAGCAAGAAAGCCCTTATAAAATGGGATTCAGTTTACAAGTGGGCTCACAGTTGAATATATGTTCATCAGGCTCTGGCATAGTGTTACTTACGTTTAGTGATGAAGTTATTCGTCATCGTATATTGAATACTATTGACGATACAGAAGATGAAAAACAAACGGCACTTAATGAACTCGATTTGACCCGATTACAAGGTTATTTTGTTGGTTCTAGTCCGCAAATATCTGGAATTACCAATATTAGTGCTCCAGTTTTTGATGTATATAGTGGTGTAATGGCGATAATAACCATTCCATTCATGACTCTTAACTCCAATACGGTCCATCATCATATTGAAAATATTGAGTTTACTCGTAATGAATTGCTCACAATTGCGAATAAACTAAGTCAGAATTTATAA
- a CDS encoding TRAP transporter large permease gives MDIALTAALIMFSGAVLLLIIGAPISISIGISSFAAMMSILPANGAMVTSAQRMFVGLDSFALLAIPFFILAGNIMNNGGIAIRLINCSKIISGFFPGSLAQTNVVSNMMFGSISGSGVASAAAVGGIMAPIQKKEGYDPAFSTAVNIASAPTGMLIPPSNTLIVYATVAGSVSISALFMAGYIPGLLWGMSVMLVAGIMAKRRGYVAKHSMSFRESINVFIAAIPSLSLIVVVIGGILGGIFTATEASAIAVVYSLLLSFCYRTIKLKMLPEIFLSTAKMSAIVIFMLAASSIMSWVMAFTQIPNMIADQLLSLTDSPIIILLIINLILLLVGTFMDPTPAVLIFTPIFLPICMNLGMDPVQFGILLVFNLSLGTITPPVGPILFTGCKVSGIAIDSVIKTLLPFFLVIAGVLMLVTYVPEISMTVPQAMGLVK, from the coding sequence ATGGACATAGCATTAACCGCAGCATTAATCATGTTTTCTGGTGCTGTACTGTTGCTAATTATTGGTGCTCCAATAAGTATTAGTATCGGCATTTCCTCTTTCGCAGCAATGATGTCAATTCTTCCAGCCAATGGTGCAATGGTGACTTCTGCTCAACGGATGTTTGTTGGGTTAGATTCCTTTGCTTTACTTGCTATTCCGTTTTTTATCCTGGCGGGTAATATTATGAATAATGGGGGTATTGCGATAAGGCTGATTAATTGTTCCAAAATCATTAGTGGTTTTTTTCCAGGATCGTTAGCTCAAACGAATGTTGTGTCAAACATGATGTTTGGATCTATTAGTGGTTCTGGTGTCGCTTCTGCCGCTGCCGTCGGTGGAATTATGGCTCCGATTCAGAAAAAAGAGGGGTATGATCCCGCTTTTAGTACTGCGGTTAATATTGCATCCGCACCAACTGGCATGCTAATACCACCAAGTAATACGCTAATTGTATATGCAACGGTTGCGGGTAGCGTGTCAATCTCAGCACTATTTATGGCTGGTTACATTCCGGGTTTATTATGGGGAATGAGTGTAATGTTAGTTGCAGGTATCATGGCAAAACGTCGTGGCTATGTCGCTAAACATTCAATGTCTTTTAGAGAGAGTATCAACGTATTTATTGCTGCAATTCCAAGTCTTTCTCTTATTGTTGTTGTAATCGGTGGAATACTCGGTGGTATTTTTACAGCAACAGAAGCCTCTGCGATAGCGGTAGTATATTCTTTGCTATTAAGTTTCTGCTATCGAACAATAAAATTAAAAATGCTGCCAGAAATATTCCTTTCTACAGCTAAAATGTCAGCGATTGTAATTTTTATGTTGGCTGCATCTTCGATCATGTCATGGGTAATGGCTTTTACTCAAATACCCAACATGATTGCAGATCAATTGCTCTCTCTAACCGATAGCCCGATTATTATTTTATTAATTATTAATTTGATATTATTATTAGTTGGAACATTTATGGACCCAACGCCAGCAGTACTTATCTTTACGCCGATATTTTTACCTATTTGTATGAACCTGGGTATGGACCCTGTTCAGTTTGGTATTTTACTCGTATTTAATTTGTCTCTCGGTACTATTACTCCACCTGTTGGGCCTATTTTATTTACGGGCTGTAAAGTGAGTGGAATTGCGATTGATAGCGTAATAAAAACATTATTACCCTTTTTCTTAGTTATCGCAGGGGTGCTGATGTTAGTCACTTATGTTCCAGAAATTTCCATGACGGTGCCGCAAGCTATGGGATTAGTTAAGTAA
- a CDS encoding TRAP transporter small permease: MLNKNEIDTGLSLKMDLMKGWVDKVVSSICIAIVGSMTVLVTYQVVARYAFNSPSAVSEVLSRYLFIWLILFGSAYVFGLREHMAITYVRNKLSEKKQILLEMFTELVTAVFACSIMIVGGFNGMQRQMWQLDSALQIPMGVIYAAIPISGVIILYYFLYNEYSLVRRYQCADNFKDQ, from the coding sequence ATGCTAAATAAGAATGAAATAGATACAGGTCTCTCTCTAAAAATGGATCTGATGAAGGGCTGGGTAGATAAAGTAGTATCCAGTATTTGTATTGCCATTGTGGGATCGATGACTGTATTAGTGACTTATCAAGTTGTTGCTCGATACGCCTTTAATAGTCCAAGTGCTGTGAGTGAGGTGCTGTCTCGTTATTTATTTATCTGGTTGATTCTATTTGGTAGTGCGTATGTATTTGGGTTGCGTGAGCATATGGCCATTACGTATGTTAGAAATAAATTGTCAGAGAAAAAGCAAATACTACTAGAGATGTTTACAGAGCTGGTAACGGCGGTATTTGCTTGTTCTATCATGATTGTTGGTGGTTTTAATGGAATGCAGCGGCAAATGTGGCAACTAGATTCCGCGTTACAAATCCCAATGGGGGTTATATATGCAGCAATACCCATTAGCGGCGTAATAATCTTATATTATTTTTTATATAACGAATACAGCTTAGTTCGTCGTTATCAATGTGCCGACAACTTTAAAGATCAGTAG
- a CDS encoding TRAP transporter substrate-binding protein gives MFTKKLIKTVTLATVIGTALGFTSITFAATEIKAAFNQSDKHPQYLALQDFGNKLTEQTEGRYKLAIYPNELLGDQRAALELVQSGAIQMAIVANPLVENYDKNFGVLALPYIYNGPSHQEAVFTSDLLDELFESTKRFGFEVLTAYTAGARSMYTKQAPVDNISDMKGKKVRVMQSDTMINMLSCMGGTGVPMSQGEVYSAIQQGVLDGAENNEITYADLKHYEVAPYYSTTSHVMVADLVVVSDDFMNSMSKEDRETLRTLAKGSTKTEFNIWNQRIEEAKKFAISNGATFTDVDVTPFQKSCQPLQEKLITNPQQQAMFQSIRALG, from the coding sequence GTAACGCTTGCCACTGTGATTGGTACAGCACTTGGGTTTACTTCTATTACGTTTGCAGCAACAGAGATTAAAGCTGCATTCAACCAATCAGACAAGCACCCACAATATTTAGCGTTACAAGATTTTGGTAACAAGCTTACTGAGCAAACAGAAGGACGTTATAAACTAGCTATCTACCCTAATGAGTTATTAGGTGATCAACGAGCAGCTTTAGAGCTTGTTCAATCAGGCGCAATTCAAATGGCAATCGTGGCAAATCCACTTGTCGAAAATTACGATAAGAACTTTGGTGTGCTAGCTCTTCCGTATATTTATAACGGCCCTAGCCACCAAGAAGCGGTGTTTACGTCTGATCTTCTTGACGAGCTTTTTGAGTCAACCAAACGGTTTGGTTTTGAAGTGCTAACCGCGTATACAGCAGGGGCTCGTAGTATGTATACGAAGCAAGCGCCAGTAGATAACATATCGGATATGAAAGGTAAAAAAGTTCGCGTAATGCAATCTGATACGATGATCAATATGTTGTCTTGCATGGGTGGAACGGGTGTGCCTATGAGTCAAGGCGAAGTTTATTCTGCGATTCAACAAGGTGTTCTCGATGGTGCAGAGAACAATGAAATTACTTATGCTGATTTAAAACACTATGAAGTTGCGCCTTATTATTCAACCACTAGCCACGTTATGGTTGCAGACCTTGTGGTCGTTAGCGATGACTTTATGAATTCTATGTCTAAAGAAGATCGTGAAACGTTGCGTACGCTAGCGAAAGGAAGTACTAAAACTGAATTTAATATTTGGAATCAACGTATTGAGGAAGCGAAGAAATTCGCGATTTCAAATGGTGCTACGTTCACTGACGTCGACGTTACACCTTTCCAAAAAAGTTGCCAACCGCTACAAGAAAAGCTGATTACGAACCCACAACAACAAGCAATGTTTCAAAGCATTCGCGCGTTGGGCTAA